Proteins encoded within one genomic window of Phototrophicus methaneseepsis:
- a CDS encoding ParB/RepB/Spo0J family partition protein: MSSKNGKHDTSRIDALLASVSDDMFDEAVVVAEAHGLRVERIVLDLIRPDPVQPRRMLPDRIHNAFHDNQLTPSQALRELVKKVQVTARQQGRPFSSVIELVADSDDVDNHAALSPEEILLRDLVTLALTIRDDGQVNPLTVVDVTQGVSIQFRIETGERRYWASWLLRDFIPDYRGDGMVPSIIISPDIASPFRQAKENTARSGLSAIAMARQAALLLLAVHEYEIPDYSVTNDFYRQALDLHLRGKSEAHTQILAAMGGISKMHFSRYKALLALSDEAFELADLHGIEEKKLRFVLNLETEYQAEMVRQIIDYKLTSKQIQELCETPEFVDEEITPEYSKESLRVARLIQRKSAITGEEIGRAVLAGEGDVQVAIARLQNFKRLINDAETWLFQEET; encoded by the coding sequence ATGAGCAGCAAGAATGGCAAGCATGACACATCGCGCATCGATGCCCTGCTGGCATCTGTCAGTGACGATATGTTTGATGAGGCTGTCGTCGTTGCTGAAGCACATGGTTTGCGGGTCGAGCGTATTGTACTCGACTTGATTCGTCCTGATCCGGTGCAGCCACGTCGTATGCTACCAGATCGCATTCATAATGCTTTCCACGATAACCAACTGACGCCATCTCAGGCGCTGCGGGAACTGGTGAAGAAGGTGCAGGTGACGGCTCGGCAGCAGGGTCGACCGTTTAGCAGTGTGATCGAACTCGTTGCCGATTCAGATGACGTTGATAATCACGCTGCGCTTTCACCAGAAGAAATCCTGCTGCGCGATTTGGTGACGCTGGCGCTGACGATCCGTGATGACGGACAGGTCAATCCGCTGACGGTCGTTGATGTGACGCAGGGCGTCTCGATTCAGTTTCGGATTGAAACGGGCGAGCGACGCTACTGGGCAAGCTGGCTGCTGCGAGACTTCATTCCAGATTATCGAGGCGATGGCATGGTGCCTTCCATCATCATCTCACCAGATATTGCCTCTCCTTTTCGACAAGCCAAAGAGAATACAGCTCGGTCCGGCCTGTCTGCCATTGCGATGGCACGTCAGGCCGCTTTGCTTCTGCTGGCTGTTCACGAGTACGAGATTCCAGATTATTCAGTCACCAACGACTTCTATCGGCAGGCACTGGATTTGCATCTGCGTGGCAAATCAGAAGCACACACTCAGATTCTGGCGGCGATGGGTGGCATCAGTAAGATGCACTTCAGCCGTTACAAAGCCCTGCTTGCTTTGTCTGATGAAGCGTTTGAATTGGCTGATTTGCATGGGATCGAAGAAAAGAAGTTGCGCTTTGTACTCAACCTTGAAACTGAGTATCAGGCGGAGATGGTACGTCAAATTATTGACTACAAGCTCACCAGCAAACAGATACAAGAACTCTGTGAAACCCCAGAGTTTGTCGATGAAGAAATCACGCCAGAATACTCTAAAGAGTCGCTGCGTGTTGCGCGTCTCATTCAACGAAAATCAGCCATAACGGGTGAGGAAATCGGTCGGGCTGTCCTTGCAGGTGAGGGAGATGTCCAAGTTGCAATCGCACGCTTACAGAATTTCAAGAGGCTAATCAATGACGCTGAAACGTGGCTGTTTCAAGAAGAAACGTAA
- a CDS encoding response regulator transcription factor, which yields MTTDTRIATDTHQIHMLIRLKWDLVLAGVTYLLADTDMIFDMIERDTAYDLRIIDEHSLKTILSLMHQKTRTSQRVARLAKTTPALMVTPVASPLIVKQSIEHGVRGYLCLEDRLQGRFIQAIHDVLSGGRYLSPTAAEALDKAYLHNDIYDAITPYNLSVLKLMKQHYETHQIAKALGRSKSAIHKVQSHLRHLFRVNNNIALVATAQKYGVLSPIDTF from the coding sequence ATGACGACGGATACGCGCATAGCGACAGATACGCATCAGATTCACATGCTGATTCGTCTGAAGTGGGACCTGGTACTGGCAGGTGTGACCTATCTGCTGGCAGACACCGACATGATCTTCGATATGATCGAGCGCGATACGGCCTACGATCTGCGGATCATCGATGAACACAGCTTAAAGACGATTCTGTCGCTGATGCACCAGAAAACGCGCACGAGTCAGCGCGTGGCGCGTCTAGCGAAAACGACGCCTGCGCTCATGGTGACGCCGGTTGCATCGCCGCTAATCGTCAAACAATCGATTGAACATGGGGTTCGTGGGTATTTGTGTTTGGAGGATCGGCTGCAGGGACGCTTTATTCAGGCAATCCATGACGTGCTGTCGGGCGGTCGCTATCTGTCACCAACGGCAGCGGAGGCACTCGATAAGGCCTATCTGCACAATGACATTTATGATGCCATCACGCCTTACAACTTGAGCGTTCTCAAGCTAATGAAGCAGCATTATGAGACGCACCAGATTGCCAAGGCGCTGGGAAGAAGCAAGTCCGCCATCCACAAAGTGCAGTCGCATCTGCGCCATCTTTTTAGAGTGAATAACAACATCGCTCTGGTCGCCACAGCTCAGAAATACGGCGTTCTCTCCCCTATAGATACCTTTTAA
- a CDS encoding type IV secretory system conjugative DNA transfer family protein: MTHPSQTRLDRQWDAVPADRQAYYRRVYQRELKKAGATLDDAAELRVLRHLIQMYNHKALVPVGTRWAEVPNYVQASAREQRDLSLDDPQIESVRSGPPRIVGLLLLPLAGLVLLFLFNTLGNTGTNTDTVALNVTPSVTPSPTPDISPTPTPLALEEADRVIRDGEPRSSDYYPVLLQIYPDESSRSRVFVVQERQVETADWRFDPNPDVASWVSGLIVRPVLGIPFSQDNRAFMASLGTGARFDLQMNTGVIRVGAMPLRITQSLDDRRRHTYVVGKTGTGKSTLLRVLTLQDMEDGLGVCVIDPHGDLIEVILPRIPPSRSKDVILFDAADHDRPIGLNLLEARSETEKHIIVGEFIGLLKILYDPTNTGGIVGPRFQHNVRNAMLIAMSVPGYTLVEVVRILTDVRFVRDIKHHITDPLVKNYWDNQIANTSDFHRSEVLDYVVSKFSNFTGDRRMRNIIGQSETTLDFRHIMDNRKILLVNLSKGMIGPESAQFLGLILVQRLMLAALGRANMPRDQRPDFALYVDEFQNFATPMFGTMLSEGRKYGVSLTIANQYLTQLTHSMREAIFGNVGSLVSFRLGLQDALMLAPEMHPVFGADDLINLPKYTTAVKLLVDGVAARPFAMETLADWLPPDEKRAEKIRQRSRENLAATRIQLITTSSNALA; this comes from the coding sequence GTGACACATCCATCACAAACCCGGCTTGATCGGCAGTGGGACGCGGTTCCTGCTGACCGTCAAGCTTACTATCGGCGCGTGTATCAGCGCGAATTGAAAAAAGCTGGGGCGACGCTGGATGATGCCGCCGAACTGCGCGTGCTGCGCCATCTCATCCAGATGTACAATCACAAGGCACTGGTGCCTGTCGGCACGCGCTGGGCGGAGGTGCCCAATTATGTACAGGCATCAGCCCGCGAACAACGCGACCTTTCGCTGGATGATCCCCAGATTGAATCGGTTCGCAGTGGACCGCCGCGCATTGTCGGACTGCTCCTGCTGCCGCTGGCGGGATTGGTGCTCCTGTTCTTGTTCAATACGCTTGGGAACACGGGCACGAATACAGACACTGTTGCACTGAACGTCACTCCATCAGTAACGCCATCTCCCACGCCTGACATCAGTCCGACACCGACGCCGCTGGCACTGGAAGAAGCCGATCGCGTCATTCGCGATGGTGAGCCGCGCAGTTCGGATTACTATCCGGTGCTGCTGCAAATTTACCCCGACGAATCTTCTCGGTCGCGGGTGTTTGTGGTGCAGGAGCGCCAGGTCGAGACGGCTGATTGGCGCTTCGATCCCAATCCAGATGTGGCCTCATGGGTGTCTGGCCTGATTGTGCGGCCTGTGCTCGGCATCCCATTCAGCCAGGACAATCGCGCCTTCATGGCGTCACTCGGCACGGGTGCCCGCTTTGATTTGCAGATGAACACTGGCGTTATCCGTGTTGGGGCGATGCCATTGCGCATAACACAGTCACTGGACGACCGTCGTCGGCACACTTATGTGGTTGGGAAGACAGGCACGGGAAAGAGTACCTTGTTGCGCGTGTTGACGCTCCAGGATATGGAAGATGGACTTGGCGTATGTGTGATCGATCCGCATGGCGACTTGATTGAAGTTATTTTGCCGCGTATTCCACCATCACGAAGTAAAGACGTCATTCTGTTTGATGCCGCTGATCATGATCGCCCGATTGGGTTGAACCTTTTAGAAGCGCGTAGCGAAACCGAGAAGCACATCATTGTTGGTGAATTTATAGGTCTTCTCAAGATACTGTATGATCCAACCAACACAGGTGGCATTGTCGGGCCTAGATTTCAGCATAACGTTCGCAATGCTATGCTGATAGCTATGTCCGTGCCTGGGTATACACTGGTTGAAGTGGTACGCATCCTCACCGACGTTCGTTTTGTTCGCGATATTAAGCATCATATTACTGACCCACTGGTTAAAAACTACTGGGACAACCAGATTGCCAATACCAGCGACTTCCATCGTAGTGAAGTGCTGGACTATGTTGTCAGTAAATTCAGCAATTTCACTGGCGATCGTCGTATGCGGAACATCATCGGGCAAAGTGAGACGACGCTCGATTTTCGCCATATAATGGACAATCGCAAGATTCTACTTGTGAATCTGTCTAAAGGCATGATCGGGCCGGAGAGTGCTCAGTTCCTGGGTCTGATACTCGTACAGCGGCTTATGCTGGCTGCTCTGGGCCGTGCAAATATGCCTCGAGATCAGCGCCCGGATTTTGCGCTTTATGTGGATGAATTTCAGAATTTTGCCACACCAATGTTCGGGACAATGCTGAGTGAAGGTAGAAAGTATGGCGTATCATTGACGATTGCTAATCAGTATCTGACTCAGCTCACGCATTCTATGCGCGAAGCGATTTTTGGCAATGTTGGCTCATTGGTTAGCTTTCGACTGGGTTTACAGGACGCGCTGATGCTAGCACCAGAAATGCATCCTGTTTTTGGAGCTGACGATTTAATCAATTTGCCCAAGTATACAACTGCGGTGAAGTTGCTGGTTGATGGTGTGGCTGCGCGTCCTTTTGCTATGGAGACGCTGGCTGATTGGCTACCACCTGATGAGAAACGTGCAGAGAAAATTCGTCAGCGATCACGAGAAAATTTGGCCGCGACGCGAATACAGTTGATAACAACATCCTCGAACGCTTTGGCCTGA
- a CDS encoding toll/interleukin-1 receptor domain-containing protein: protein MTQMFISYSRKDSTCVNQVVDELNKSDFETWFDKASLEITQDWLDRIESAIKASGVFVLFWSKNASESDYVKHELSFARLQSISGKLKVLAIMLDDMPLPMPHLQAYDMKHGCTNSSVAAFVSGLPSEWRAFSYKKSLRDQPYTDIPDTADLVSVLYDANDYCQAYIVGPPDKALPKSPENLAICLQFSRNVGDDMLSPVINTVGKSMWMLHILGPEKGGRYMLDNDDPAMWESARQFVIKSIQSVGASANTTLHFFAQTPATLMGGITIPFYRFWHVKIYNFGGSDYAEVLDIPRS from the coding sequence ATGACCCAGATGTTCATCAGTTATAGTCGCAAGGATAGCACCTGCGTAAACCAGGTCGTCGATGAATTGAATAAAAGCGATTTTGAAACGTGGTTTGATAAAGCATCGCTAGAGATCACACAAGATTGGCTTGATCGCATCGAATCAGCGATCAAGGCTTCTGGCGTGTTCGTTTTGTTCTGGTCAAAAAACGCCAGTGAATCCGATTATGTGAAACATGAGCTGAGTTTTGCTAGACTTCAATCTATAAGTGGCAAACTTAAAGTGCTTGCGATCATGCTGGATGACATGCCGCTGCCGATGCCTCATTTACAGGCCTATGACATGAAGCATGGCTGTACTAACTCGAGCGTTGCAGCATTTGTCAGCGGATTACCATCAGAATGGCGCGCATTTTCCTATAAAAAGTCGCTACGTGATCAGCCCTATACAGATATTCCAGATACAGCTGACCTTGTCTCGGTGTTGTACGACGCCAACGACTATTGTCAGGCATATATTGTTGGGCCACCAGATAAAGCATTGCCAAAGTCACCTGAGAATCTCGCTATCTGCCTGCAATTCTCGCGCAATGTGGGCGATGATATGCTCTCGCCTGTCATCAACACAGTTGGTAAAAGTATGTGGATGCTACATATTCTTGGGCCTGAAAAAGGTGGACGTTACATGCTTGATAATGACGATCCAGCAATGTGGGAATCAGCGCGGCAGTTTGTAATTAAGTCGATTCAAAGTGTAGGAGCTTCGGCAAATACCACACTCCACTTTTTCGCGCAGACGCCTGCAACATTGATGGGTGGCATCACCATACCGTTTTATCGCTTCTGGCACGTGAAGATATATAATTTTGGTGGCAGCGATTACGCTGAAGTGCTCGACATACCAAGATCGTAA